One Numenius arquata chromosome 9, bNumArq3.hap1.1, whole genome shotgun sequence DNA window includes the following coding sequences:
- the LOC141468564 gene encoding D-beta-hydroxybutyrate dehydrogenase, mitochondrial-like, producing MLLLALSAALLLAGGGQRLGCRLLLLLLPRRARRPLPAEGKAVLITGCDKGFGHALAKRLHSKGFTVFAGCLQADENGDGARELKNMKSDRMQVLQMDVCSDLEVAQAVDFVKRTLKEQEEGLWGLVNNAGVSTFGEVEFASLDNYKNVAEINLWGTVRVTKAFLPLIRRAKGRVVNITSMLGRMVSPSRSCYCISKFGVAAFSDCLRQEMYRWGVRVILIEPSNFVAATGILTADGIDRQAEALWHGASDTVQEDYGREYFTRHVALMKSFVNSGLKDMSLVLNDITDALTSPCPKNRYNPMETYWWVRLQVMTHLPTAIADWLYIPGATL from the exons atgctgctgctggcgctgagCGCCGCGCTCTTGCTggcgggcggcgggcagcgcctaggctgccgcctcctcctcctcctcctgcctcggCGGGCCCGCCGCCCCCTGCCC GCTGAAGGGAAGGCAGTGCTAATAACAGGCTGTGACAAAGGTTTTGGACATGCCTTGGCAAAACGGCTCCACTCAAAGGGATTTACTGTTTTTGCTGGATGCTTGCAAGCG gACGAGAATGGAGACGGAGCCAGGGAGCTGAAGAACATGAAGTCAGATCGCATGCAAGTGCTACAGATGGATGTGTGCAGTGACCTGGAGGTGGCTCAGGCTGTAGATTTTGTGAAGAGGACCCTGAAGGAGCAAGAGGAAG GTCTGTGGGGCCTGGTGAACAATGCTGGCGTCTCGACCTTCGGAGAGGTGGAATTTGCAAGTTTAGACAACTACAAGAACGTGGCAGAGATCAACCTGTGGGGCACCGTGAGGGTGACAAAGGCTTTCCTGCCCCTCATTCGCCGAGCTAAAG GCCGTGTGGTGAATATCACAAGCATGTTGGGACGGATGGTGAGTCCATCTCGCTCCTGCTATTGCATTTCCAAGTTTGGGGTGGCAGCCTTCTCTGACTGCCTCCGGCAGGAGATGTACCGCTGGGGTGTCAGAGTCATCCTCATTGAGCCCAGTAACTTCGTGGCAGCGACGGGCATCCTGACGGCAGACGGCATTGACCGGCAGGCTGAGGCGCTGTGGCACGGAGCCAGCGACACTGTGCAGGAGGACTATGGGAGGGAGTATTTCACTCGCCACGTGGCCCTGATGAAGTCCTTCGTTAACAGTGGCCTGAAGGACATGTCTCTGGTCTTGAATGACATCACCGATGCCCTCACTTCCCCATGCCCGAAGAACCGTTACAATCCCATGGAGACCTATTGGTGGGTGAGGCTGCAAGTCATGACTCACCTGCCCACTGCCATCGCCGACTGGCTTTACATCCCTGGAGCCACCCTGTAA